A genomic segment from Desulfonatronum lacustre DSM 10312 encodes:
- a CDS encoding glycosyltransferase family 4 protein, with translation MHTTSIERTIAIVIPWFGKDLKGGAEQQAWQMASRLAARGHRVEVLTTCGRSFQDHWAENHYPEGMSREDGMVVRRFALRRSSFQDFNALNGHLLRLDRNMLKPGVSPVPGNASEVFASDSVNAQGLLNHLRGHGQNYAAVVFLPYLYGPILNGLPLVAERAFLMPCLHDEAYAYLSQVERIFRQAKGILYLSAGEQALAERLYGPGIVSKGVLVGAGVELVAPHVGSDTNRILDQAGEAFVLCLGRRDLHKNTNFLVQAHQAYRSRHPESRLRLVLAGPGDHPYDDRERGVVDLGLVSEEDKAVLLAKCRALFHPSENESYSRVIMEAWFSERPVAAHGRCLATATVVRRSGGGWLAETLDQWADLFATVEQASEAELSSLGRLGQAYAREHASWERVVDRYEQALGLIPTSAPAPGPKTSRLEVRSSGRSVHQIVAGFRLGDAISNYARAIRQQLIARGFASEIYLPGQHLDSAARHLAHPFQDGCIKPGDGLIYHHSIGSDLTPFAADHNGPKCLIYHNVTPAHFYAPYSDARVGLLEGGRAELGSLADRFPLSVGDSAYNAQELAQAGFRDPGVLPLIVDPGQWNNSPGPTLMARFQDGRTNILFVGRLAPNKRQDQLIRAFAAYRTLDPFARLILAGGYDPADPYYVSLTWMVDKFGLRNNVLFLGSIPDASLQSCYRTAHLFWSMSEHEGFGVPLIEAMWFNIPVLALASSAVPETMGGAGALIHRVESTSRLAALAHVLIRDDQVRQRVIQSQRERREAFVAERFHDRFQRVLDRMGLG, from the coding sequence GGCGGCTCGGGGCCATCGCGTCGAGGTGCTGACCACCTGCGGTCGTTCATTTCAGGACCATTGGGCCGAGAACCATTACCCCGAAGGCATGAGCCGCGAGGATGGAATGGTGGTCCGGCGGTTCGCCTTGCGCCGGAGTTCCTTCCAGGATTTCAACGCATTGAACGGTCACTTGCTGCGCCTGGATCGGAACATGCTGAAGCCCGGAGTCAGTCCGGTGCCGGGCAATGCGTCCGAGGTTTTCGCCTCGGACAGCGTCAACGCCCAAGGGCTGTTGAACCATCTGCGCGGCCATGGTCAAAACTACGCCGCCGTAGTTTTTTTGCCCTATCTGTACGGGCCGATTTTGAACGGACTGCCGTTGGTGGCGGAGCGGGCCTTTCTGATGCCCTGCCTGCACGACGAGGCTTATGCGTATCTGTCCCAGGTGGAACGTATTTTTCGGCAGGCCAAGGGCATTCTGTACCTCTCCGCCGGAGAACAGGCCTTGGCCGAGCGGCTCTATGGCCCTGGGATCGTCTCCAAGGGCGTGCTGGTGGGCGCGGGGGTGGAACTGGTCGCTCCGCATGTCGGGTCGGACACGAATCGGATTCTGGATCAGGCGGGCGAGGCCTTCGTGCTCTGCCTGGGCCGGAGGGACCTGCATAAGAATACGAACTTTCTGGTTCAAGCCCACCAAGCCTATCGGTCCCGCCACCCGGAGTCCAGGTTGCGACTGGTTCTTGCCGGTCCGGGGGACCATCCCTACGACGACCGGGAACGCGGCGTGGTGGATCTGGGCTTGGTGAGCGAAGAGGATAAAGCCGTTCTCCTGGCCAAATGCCGCGCCTTGTTTCATCCCAGCGAAAACGAGAGCTATTCGCGGGTGATCATGGAGGCCTGGTTCAGTGAGCGACCGGTGGCGGCCCACGGACGCTGTCTGGCCACGGCCACGGTGGTCCGCCGCAGTGGCGGCGGCTGGCTGGCGGAGACCCTGGACCAATGGGCTGATTTGTTCGCGACCGTGGAGCAGGCGTCCGAAGCCGAGCTGAGCTCTCTGGGACGACTGGGCCAAGCCTATGCCCGGGAACACGCTTCCTGGGAGCGGGTGGTGGATCGCTATGAACAGGCATTGGGCCTGATTCCGACCTCGGCCCCTGCGCCGGGGCCGAAAACAAGCCGTCTCGAAGTGCGCTCCTCGGGCCGGTCGGTCCATCAGATCGTGGCCGGATTTCGCCTAGGCGACGCCATTTCCAACTATGCCCGAGCCATCCGTCAACAGCTCATTGCACGCGGATTCGCCTCGGAAATTTATCTGCCCGGCCAACACCTGGACTCCGCGGCCCGGCACTTGGCCCATCCTTTTCAGGATGGCTGCATCAAACCCGGCGACGGCCTGATCTACCACCATTCCATCGGTTCGGATCTGACGCCCTTTGCCGCTGACCATAACGGCCCGAAATGCTTGATCTACCACAACGTCACCCCGGCGCACTTTTATGCGCCCTACAGCGATGCCCGGGTCGGTCTGCTGGAAGGCGGTCGAGCCGAACTGGGATCATTGGCGGACCGGTTTCCGCTCAGCGTCGGAGACTCCGCCTACAACGCCCAGGAACTGGCCCAGGCCGGATTTCGTGATCCGGGCGTACTGCCCTTGATCGTGGACCCCGGCCAGTGGAACAACTCTCCCGGGCCGACCCTGATGGCCCGGTTTCAGGACGGACGGACGAATATACTGTTTGTGGGACGACTGGCGCCGAACAAACGTCAGGACCAACTGATCAGGGCCTTTGCCGCGTACCGGACTCTGGATCCTTTTGCCCGGCTGATCCTGGCGGGCGGCTACGACCCGGCGGACCCTTATTATGTCAGCCTGACCTGGATGGTGGACAAGTTCGGCCTCAGAAACAACGTGCTGTTTCTGGGAAGCATTCCGGATGCGAGCTTGCAGTCCTGCTACCGCACGGCCCATCTGTTTTGGTCCATGAGCGAGCACGAGGGCTTTGGCGTGCCGCTGATCGAAGCCATGTGGTTCAATATCCCGGTGCTGGCTTTAGCCAGTTCCGCGGTCCCGGAAACCATGGGCGGCGCCGGAGCGCTGATTCATCGGGTGGAGAGCACTTCTCGGCTGGCCGCTTTGGCCCATGTGTTGATCCGTGACGACCAGGTCCGGCAACGTGTGATCCAGTCCCAACGGGAGCGTCGGGAAGCCTTCGTGGCCGAGAGGTTCCATGATCGATTTCAGCGGGTGTTGGATCGAATGGGGCTGGGCTGA